A part of Solibacillus sp. FSL H8-0538 genomic DNA contains:
- a CDS encoding sodium-dependent transporter, producing the protein MQTSEQWSSKIGFILSAAGSAIGVGAIWKLPYVTGVSGGGAFFLLFILFSLFIGFPLLLAEFIIGRSTQKEAVSAYRTLAPNTSWHWVGKLGVFTCFLLLSFYSVIGGWIVIYFAKGLFGGIISESADYVSIFNETIGNPALVIGAQFAFLAITVLVVAKGIQNGIEKVSKILMPALFILFFVLIIRSLTLDNAIEGVKFFLAPDFSSITSQSILFAMGQAFFSLSVGVSVMVTYSSYLSKKESLIQPAISIVSMNLFIALLAGLAIFPAVFSLGLEPAEGPGLLFVVLPAVFDQIIFGEAFLLGFLALFLFATLTSAFSMLEIIVASLLKGKEEQRTKYAYIIGVLIFIVGIPSALSFSVFADILIFSKNIFDSADYLVSNILMPLGVFLISIFVPLKIKKSTLREELLQHSRLGATAFTIWFFIMKYIIPLVIIIVFLDITGILDKIIGLF; encoded by the coding sequence ATTCAAACATCAGAGCAATGGTCATCGAAGATTGGTTTTATTTTATCTGCTGCTGGATCAGCTATAGGGGTAGGCGCAATTTGGAAGCTTCCTTATGTAACTGGCGTAAGCGGGGGAGGTGCATTCTTTCTTCTATTTATTTTATTTTCTTTGTTTATAGGTTTTCCATTATTATTAGCAGAGTTTATTATTGGGAGAAGCACGCAGAAAGAAGCAGTTAGTGCTTATCGTACTTTAGCGCCAAATACAAGTTGGCATTGGGTCGGAAAGTTAGGGGTATTTACCTGTTTCCTATTGCTATCGTTCTATAGTGTAATTGGCGGTTGGATTGTTATTTATTTTGCCAAAGGTTTATTTGGTGGAATCATTAGTGAGAGCGCAGATTATGTTTCCATCTTTAACGAAACAATTGGAAATCCTGCCTTAGTTATTGGCGCACAATTTGCATTTTTAGCGATCACTGTTTTAGTCGTTGCAAAAGGGATTCAAAATGGGATTGAAAAAGTAAGTAAAATTTTGATGCCTGCCTTATTCATCCTATTTTTTGTTCTAATCATTCGCTCACTTACACTCGATAATGCGATAGAGGGTGTGAAATTCTTTTTAGCGCCTGATTTTTCAAGTATTACATCTCAAAGTATTTTGTTTGCTATGGGGCAAGCTTTCTTCTCTTTAAGTGTCGGCGTTTCCGTAATGGTGACGTATAGTTCTTATCTTTCGAAAAAAGAAAGCTTAATTCAACCGGCTATTTCGATCGTTTCCATGAATTTATTCATTGCTTTATTAGCAGGATTAGCCATCTTCCCAGCTGTATTTTCTCTAGGTTTAGAGCCTGCTGAAGGACCTGGATTATTGTTTGTTGTACTACCTGCTGTGTTTGATCAAATCATTTTCGGAGAAGCTTTCTTATTAGGATTTTTAGCATTATTTTTATTCGCCACATTAACCTCCGCCTTTTCTATGTTAGAAATCATTGTGGCATCTCTCTTGAAAGGCAAAGAGGAGCAACGTACAAAATATGCCTATATCATTGGTGTTTTAATTTTCATAGTCGGCATTCCTTCAGCATTATCGTTTAGTGTGTTTGCTGATATTTTAATCTTCTCGAAGAATATTTTTGACTCAGCAGATTATTTAGTTAGTAATATCTTAATGCCACTTGGCGTGTTTTTAATCTCGATTTTCGTACCACTAAAGATTAAGAAAAGCACTTTACGAGAGGAACTTTTACAGCATTCTCGTCTAGGAGCCACTGCATTTACTATTTGGTTCTTTATTATGAAGTACATTATTCCGCTAGTCATTATCATCGTGTTCCTTGATATTACGGGCATACTTGATAAAATCATTGGGCTTTTTTAG
- a CDS encoding transposase, with the protein MHSDQGSVYTSYAYQNYVKEMNLVGSMSRRGNCWDNAVIESFHAILKTEEFQYVKFNSLSLEEVRKRVNEYILYYNEERIQEKLDYLTPKEFGHQAA; encoded by the coding sequence GTGCATTCGGATCAAGGAAGTGTGTACACATCGTATGCGTATCAAAATTATGTGAAGGAAATGAATTTGGTAGGGAGTATGTCGCGTCGTGGGAACTGTTGGGACAATGCGGTTATTGAATCGTTTCATGCGATTTTGAAAACAGAAGAATTTCAATATGTAAAATTTAATTCGTTATCATTGGAAGAAGTACGCAAACGTGTAAACGAATATATTTTGTATTACAATGAGGAACGAATTCAAGAAAAATTAGACTACTTGACGCCAAAAGAATTTGGTCATCAAGCAGCCTAA
- a CDS encoding transposase: MTKYTSELKLLLVKQYLNGNEGFTNLSKEVNISASKLHYWVQKYQYHGEKAFEKSMKKDNQKQSRIFAINEGYHFSEKLIPNLDRYMG, from the coding sequence TTGACTAAATATACAAGTGAATTGAAATTACTACTCGTAAAACAGTACTTAAATGGAAATGAAGGTTTTACTAATCTATCAAAAGAAGTAAATATTTCTGCAAGTAAACTTCACTATTGGGTGCAAAAATATCAATATCATGGAGAAAAGGCTTTCGAGAAAAGCATGAAAAAAGATAATCAAAAACAATCAAGAATTTTCGCAATCAATGAGGGGTATCACTTTAGTGAAAAGCTTATTCCCAATCTTGACCGATATATGGGCTAA
- a CDS encoding D-serine ammonia-lyase produces the protein MKTIQEWIKEYPLINELVATKEVFWSNPKYEPFQENGDYLPFNEKDIKDAEERLKRFAPYIAKVFPETRNLNGIIESPIVPIPAMQKKLSNMYKHPLEGTFLLKCDNDLPISGSIKARGGIYEVLKHAETLALKHGLLTVNDDYSILASEKFSNFFSQYSIAVGSTGNLGLSIGIMSAKLGFKVTVHMSADAKKWKKDLLKSKGVTVIEYTGDYGEAVKEGRKQAYSNPNCYFIDDENSHDLFLGYAVAASRLKQQLEDLNVIVDENHPLFVYLPCGVGGGPGGVAYGLKLIYQNCVHCFFAEPTHSPSMLLGLMTGLHDKVTVQDFGIDNITSADGLAVGRPSGFVGPIIESLLSGSYTVSDNGLFELLSTLADTENIHLEPSALAGVIGPVKLWNEKQGKEYLKNHNLKDKMKNSLHLMWATGGSMVPKEIMHEYYKKGVTLSL, from the coding sequence ATGAAAACTATTCAAGAATGGATAAAAGAATATCCTTTAATAAACGAGTTAGTTGCTACAAAGGAAGTGTTTTGGTCAAATCCTAAATACGAACCATTTCAAGAAAATGGTGATTATCTTCCGTTTAATGAAAAAGATATAAAAGATGCCGAAGAAAGATTAAAGCGTTTTGCTCCATACATTGCTAAAGTTTTTCCTGAAACAAGAAACCTCAACGGAATCATTGAATCTCCTATTGTACCCATCCCGGCGATGCAAAAAAAATTATCAAACATGTATAAGCATCCGTTAGAAGGGACATTTTTGTTAAAATGCGACAACGATCTCCCTATTTCAGGTTCCATTAAGGCACGCGGCGGTATTTACGAAGTATTGAAACACGCAGAAACGTTGGCTCTTAAACATGGTTTATTGACGGTAAATGATGATTATTCCATCCTTGCTAGTGAAAAATTCAGTAACTTCTTTTCGCAATACTCAATCGCAGTGGGATCTACGGGCAACTTAGGGTTGAGTATAGGCATTATGAGTGCCAAATTAGGCTTTAAAGTAACAGTCCATATGTCTGCTGATGCAAAGAAATGGAAAAAAGATCTTTTAAAAAGCAAAGGAGTAACGGTTATAGAATATACGGGAGATTATGGCGAAGCCGTAAAAGAAGGGCGAAAGCAGGCGTATAGCAACCCGAATTGTTACTTCATTGATGACGAAAACTCTCATGATCTATTTTTAGGCTATGCAGTGGCAGCAAGCAGATTAAAACAACAATTAGAGGATTTAAATGTAATAGTAGATGAAAATCATCCGCTATTTGTTTATCTTCCATGTGGAGTGGGCGGTGGACCTGGGGGAGTAGCTTATGGTTTGAAACTAATATATCAAAATTGTGTACATTGCTTCTTTGCAGAACCTACACATTCACCAAGTATGTTACTTGGACTGATGACAGGGCTACATGATAAGGTGACTGTACAAGATTTTGGAATTGACAACATAACTTCAGCAGATGGTCTAGCGGTCGGAAGACCATCAGGGTTCGTTGGTCCAATCATTGAATCTTTATTAAGCGGAAGTTATACGGTAAGTGACAATGGATTATTTGAATTATTGAGCACTTTGGCCGATACAGAAAATATTCACCTAGAGCCTTCTGCATTAGCAGGTGTAATAGGACCAGTAAAATTATGGAATGAGAAACAAGGTAAGGAGTATTTAAAAAATCATAACTTAAAGGATAAAATGAAAAATTCTTTACATCTCATGTGGGCCACTGGTGGAAGTATGGTTCCTAAAGAAATAATGCATGAGTATTATAAAAAAGGAGTAACGTTATCACTTTAA
- a CDS encoding DMT family transporter → MAWFFLLIAGFAEIGSVISLKHADGFKKFRPSVTCLFLGSLSFYFLSLSLTSLPVGTAYAIWTGIGSVGSVLAGMFFFNEPRSLRLTLFIMCIIAGAVGIKMTSGH, encoded by the coding sequence TTGGCTTGGTTTTTTCTTCTTATTGCCGGATTTGCCGAGATTGGTAGTGTTATAAGCCTGAAACATGCAGACGGGTTTAAAAAATTTCGCCCATCTGTAACGTGTCTTTTTTTGGGGAGTTTAAGCTTTTATTTTCTTTCGTTGTCCTTAACTTCTCTTCCAGTTGGGACTGCCTATGCAATATGGACCGGTATCGGCTCGGTTGGAAGTGTTTTAGCAGGAATGTTCTTCTTTAATGAACCTAGAAGTTTAAGATTAACCCTATTTATTATGTGTATTATTGCAGGAGCTGTAGGTATTAAAATGACTTCTGGACATTAA
- a CDS encoding DMT family transporter: MAWIYILMAGLLEIVWVIGLKYSHGFTKIIPSIVTVVIIILSFFLLSKALHSIPLGTGYAIFTGLGTVGTVVTGMLFLGETINPLKVFFLALMILGIIGIKVSPAQPKH; encoded by the coding sequence ATGGCATGGATATATATCTTAATGGCAGGACTTTTAGAAATTGTCTGGGTGATCGGTCTTAAATATTCACACGGATTCACAAAAATTATACCAAGTATAGTAACGGTAGTTATTATAATCTTAAGTTTCTTTTTACTTTCAAAAGCCTTACATTCAATTCCCTTAGGAACTGGTTACGCCATTTTTACTGGATTAGGAACGGTGGGAACAGTAGTAACTGGGATGCTTTTTTTGGGAGAGACCATTAATCCATTGAAAGTATTTTTTTTGGCTTTAATGATATTGGGTATAATTGGAATAAAAGTTAGTCCAGCACAACCTAAACATTAA